The Hypomesus transpacificus isolate Combined female chromosome 12, fHypTra1, whole genome shotgun sequence genome segment AACCTTTTAAGAATGTCTGTTTGCTCCGACTGTCTCCTCTGTTTAATAAAGCTGTACCAGACTGATTACTCTGGTTATCTCTGGTCAGGAGACACATTGgggaaggtgggagggagagggagaaagagcgagCTTAGAAAAGGCATGTGTGGCCTCcgtctgaggaggagagaaagggagagggggacgagTGGACAAGGAGAGAagtgaaggagggaaagagtggGTGATGATTTAGACAGGGTCAGAGCAACAGCCACTCTCCCACTCATTGTcagctccctctcccttccctccctctgtttctctttcttggTCTCTTGCTcttcccctctctatctctctccccctttcggTTTCATCCTCTATGGACAACAGACCCTAACACTACCCCTAACCCCTTCAGCCTAGCAACCAGACTGCTGATTAGCATATTCATTATGGGGCAATTAATATATTCCTACTAGAGACTCTGTTTATAAAGGTGCAGATCTCCTGTGTGTGGCATTGCTGTAGCTGTGGAGGCATGGTCTTAGTCCCTGCTTAAATGAAACTCTCACTCCGTGTCTCtggggagtgtgtttgtgtgtgtgtgtttgtgtgtgtttgtttgtgtgtgtttgtgtgtgtttgtgtgtatgtgtgagtgacaaATTGCAGAAGTCTGCATGACACACTTTGACCAGACGGtttgcatgcacacaccacaacatATCAGAGGGTTGGGAGGGTGTCACATGGCACTGGTTTCTAGATTCTGATTGATCATGATATGATGAAGAGCAGTGACAGTCCTGTCCTGGTCTGTGACTGTCCAGTTTACTGAACACATTCTCACACTGAACAGGTAAACAGAACGGTGACAGGGttcctgcaggtttcagtaagtctaATTTAAGACCTTtgtaagacattttaagaccataaagattgaaatttaagacctacaaGACGCATTACCCCAAAAATATTAAAATTAAAGAAAATAATTTCTTTCAATGAATTCAGTCATGGAAAAAGCATTAATTTGATTTACATATAAGCAATCACATTAGTGACCTAATTAAATTTCATTCAGCACTAAGTACTAGGGGTGgggaaaaaaatattgtttgttatgtaagcatatattgaatcaAAATGTGCTTAAAAATCGAAAGATTGTGCATCGATTAAAAATCGAATTGTGACCCCGAGAATataatcgtgaggtaccaaaagacaAGTGATAAACTGCTTTTTGTCAATCACATTTCTTTATTGTGCTTCATAttcacaaacattttttttttttgtcaacgcatgttctttatatttttatgacaaaataataataaaactatcCTGATAACTGATTTACCTCTAAAATAAAACTTTATCAACAGTAGAGACATACCGTTCATTGGCCTGACTACACATCATACACTGTATGTACATGTGACTACAAGGTTCCAAATTTGAACATAAGGATGGCTCAATTGAATCAGTAGCCAAAAAAAGCTAACGCATAGtcatgaaagtgtgtgtgtgttcagaacaGTCATGTTTAAGGGAAAGCTGCTGGGTGGATTGATTAAGGAGTTTAATTGTCAGTATGAAGGTTTATCACTCGGCTCATAAGGGTCAGAACTGTCTCTGCTCATCTCTGCCCATCTCTACCGAGCgccagtgagagagacacagagagagagagagagagagagagagagagagagagagagagagagagagagagagagagagagagagagagagagagagagagagagagagaaagagaatgtgtgagagaaagagaatgtgtgagagagaatgagagaggaacaaaaagagaaagagaggaagacgaTTGGgttggaagagagagtgagagacagaaaaagaggggggctaggagggagggacagagagatatgTTTTTGTAGAAGTGTAAATTGCACAGTTTAGCAATCACATTCCAACTGTCTTTTGTTCACTGCTCACGTTTGACCATGAATCTATTTAGATGTAACAGGTGAAATGAgtgaaatacatttattgtaGCTTAAATATCAGTAGAGGGTTTCTGCTGCCACCTGCTGGCTATAAGATAGTACTGCAGAATTGGGCGTCAAAGGCGTTACAGCTTATTCTTCCTAAACAGGTCCTTCCATGCTGGCATGATGTGTTTGTAGACGGGTTCAATCTAAAAACGATGACAATACATCAATGCATTTAGTGTAGACACACTGGAACACCATCTGTCAAGGTGATTACATTAACACTGATATGTGtagtgaacacgcacacacatttataccaACGTCTGATTCTGCCCGCGTACACCCATTATCTGTGTATGGTATTTATAATACAGAAGTGTCCGTTCCTCACCCACCTGTACAGACTTCTTGACTCCGTATCTCAGGAGGGTGGCCTGGTGCTCGCTGTTGTGAAACAGGATGTCGAAGGTGATCTCTTTGCCCAGTAGATCGTCGATGGCAGGCTTCACCACGCTGTGGTAGTCCCTGGCAGGCAAGGCCCCGTCCAGCATGTTGTTCACCTGGGACACAAGCACAACACCAGGCTCACTGGGGCTCGGGGAGAGGGGCATGTATGGggtggttacatttacatttagtcatttagcagacgctcttatccagagcaacttacagtaagtacagggacattcccacgatgcaagtagggtgaagtcacgtcatttggcacggccgggaatcgaattgGCAACCTTtatattactagcccgattccctaaccgctcagccatctgactcccgtggTTAGCATTAGCTAGCCACGCTGTGTTAGCAAGGAGCTGCAGATTGCTAGTGTAGACTGTGCTATAgtaatgtgtcagtgtgtgatgGTGTACCTTGTATTTGCATCCCACCACCTCCAAAGGGTCcagtttgacctctgacctcatggCTCGTCCAAACATCAGGATCTTTGCATCGGAAtctacaaacagacacacacacaagttagaATGGACCTTGACGATTAGACAGTAAAACCAAAATGACAGCAGTTGACTGTATATTTGATGATATTGTGTAAATGGACACACGCTCCTGattgactctcacacacacacacacacacacacacacacacacacctctgcacgTGAGATGAGCCACGTAGGGAACACCATCTCTTTCTCCGTAATAAATTCCAAAGTGGGAGAAGTACTTATTCCTGCGATACTCCAGAATATCCCCAGGGAAAATCTTAGGATGGACGTTCTTCTGTCACCACAGATAAAACATCAAATGAACTTCCATGGTTCCTGTCAGGTCCTAGTGGACTCACTCATCCCTGGTTTCTCTCTGTAGTATCCGCATGCTTAGTATCATAAGTGTATGTGAAAGTACCAAAATCAAATGTCTAATCCTTCAATattggctgggtttcccagattagTTATGAAGTTAAcactaagagcgtcttaagagaACGTTCTAAGGTcgctctcgaacgctcttagaacgttcataagaagatcttagcgttaaaagcttcttaacgaatctgggaaacccagccattATCGTTAATCATAAATAACATCTTACCTGTCCCATGACTGTCTGTTTGGACAGCTCCTCTTTCACCACATCTGATCACGCTCccatccacatccacacacactagtGTGATGTGCTGAGGTCTACAAAGTGGATTATCAAACACACATATTTTCAGGCTATTTTACATATTGAGCTTAGTGATGCTAGGCAATGTAACCATGGTAATATTAACGGCTGACTAACCAGCCCCACCTCTCTGTTCCTACTAGGAAACACCTGGCTGTCacaccctctgacacacacacacacatagttcaATTAAAGGTCTTTATTTAAAAGACATAAAGGCACCATGTTCAGTACACAGAAGTCATAAACCCGACAGAGGTCCTTTAATAAGGGCTTTCCTCAGGATCCTTCCACATCTTCATCATGACTACAGTAGGGTACAAAAGACTGAGACCACCAGTCACATACTTCcatttttgttttcattaaAAATGCTAACACCaacatgtaaaaaaacaaaaaggtaaACCTTTAAAAAACTTCAGAATATCTTTATATTTGGTACATGTCTTACTTTTGCCCTAGTGGCAGCGTGCATGGATTCCATAAGTTTGTGCAAAACCTGATGACCCATGTTATCCTAGCATGATTTGACAATGTTCCAAAGAGCTTAACTGTTCAATGTGGTCTCAGAACCTGTGGCCCCAGCTGTACCTGACAGACCCAAcctgaacacagcctctccaTAACCTGCCTTCTGGATACATTCACTATCGCACAATTAAAcctgagagagatagaggcaaATCCTGTTCTACCACCAAGCAGGACCGGGGAGCTAGACTGGAGGACCGAGGAGCAGAAAAGAAATCATGTGCAGCCTTACATGGTCATGTCTGAATTTCCTCTTTGTGGGTTAGGGTTTGAATCGCAGAGGAAGAAGTGGTTGATCCTGCATGTTTGTATGTCAACAGACAGGGCTCACGACACTGTCAGTGCAAGGGGCCTTTCAGATCTGGGACATTCTAGAACACTCTCAACAACATCTGTCCGTGGAGCTCTGTGGTCCCCTGCTTATCTCTGAGAAAACATTGATCAAATCATCGCACACAATtacaaaatatatatcattttcaGCATCTGTTGAAAAAATAAATGCTTTATAAATTCAACAATAAGATTATTTGTTAGTAAGCTAAGTGGTACATATCCCGACACACACAATTCAAACTGTGAAATCTCAAGCAACATAATTTCAAAACATTTGATTCATCGAAAACATCTTTTCAGTTTCAAGAAAACagtattcaagaaaaaaaacagacctctctttctctcacacacacacaaacacacacacaaagcttttCTAATGCCATTGGTACAGTGCAGCACCTAGCCTCCAGCTCACACACCTCTGGAGGCACCTGAGTTCAGCTCTACCTGCTACTGGGTTGAGTAGGCAGGGGTCACCAGTgtaactacacgcacacacacacacacacacacccacccacccacgcacccacccacacacacacacacacacacacacacacacacacacacacacacacacacacacacacacacacacacacacacacacacacacacacacacacacacactctctctctctctctctgtccctgtctacatgtccccctccccctgactgTGTCCGTCCACCTGGGTGTCAGTGACCCAGCTCTGCCCGTCGTGCTTGTCCCAGCTGTCAGTGTTGTGGCCGTGCTTCCTCTGGTGCCGCTTGTAGTTGTCCCAGTGGCCCGTGGTGTAGCTGCACTCGGCGCAGGAGTAGGGCTTCTCCCCCGTGTGGCGGAGCATGTGGCGCTTCAAGTTCACGCTCTGGTTGCAGGAGTAGCCGCACACGCCGCAGTGGAAGGGCTTGGCGCCCGAGTGGATGCGCTCGTGCCGCCGCAGGTTGGCCAGGTTGCCGCAGGCGTAGTTGCAGGACGGGCACTGGTACGGCTTCTCGCCCGTGTGCACTCGCAGGTGGCGCTTCAGGTTGTCCAGGTGGGCGGAGGCGAAGGGGCAGTGAGGGCAGCTGTGGGGCTTCTCCCCGCTGTGGGTGTGCGCGTGGCGGGCCAGGTGGTTGGGGTAGTGGGACAGaaaggggcaggaggggcagcGGTACAGCTTGGTGCCCCCGCGCCGGTGCCTGGGGCTGGGGTCGGGGCAGCAGGAGGCTGGCTCTTTGGAGAGGAGCTCCATGGAGCAGCTGCGGCACACCTCGGCCTCCCCTTCGCCCTCGCCCTCTCCTTCCAGGGCCAGGCCGCAGGCCCGGCAGcacagggggaagaggaggtccgggaggggggctgagggggagcCGATCCCCCCCAGAGTCTGGAGGAAGCTGGCCCCCTCGCTCACACGTACAGTCAGGTCTGAAACTACCGCttctgagagacaggaagttgcacacacacatcatcagcaATAATAAACAGTGAGTCATTCTAGAAAACctaacatagacacacacatgcacacagagtgAAGTGGACCCGTCCCCATGAACATACTTTGCGTTAATAAGCACTCAACCATACGCAAGTCTATCTTTTGTTCCTCTTTTCAGAAGTTTGggaagtgttttttcttctctctcagtACTTCCTTTTTTCTGCACTATGTACAAAAGGTTGCAAAATTAAGATAAACAAGGAACTATTACTGAATGGCAAAAATGACTAATTTTAAGATTAGAAGACATCAGAAATCATTTTGTACATGTGTGAGAAATGTTGTTTGTCTCATGTTGTTAGTGAGTAAGCATGTTATGTAAGGTTTTATTTCTCGAGGCATGATTGTATGATTCTTCTCTTTGTTGCCGCTGTGCTTGCtagcagtgtgtatgtgtgtgtgtgtgtgtgtgtgtatgtgcgcacgtagcctaccttcatccctctccccgCGGCTGTTTTTCCGCCTGCCTcgtctcttctccttctctctgcgcTGCGGCCTTTCCTGCGTGTGCATGCGCTGGTGCCTCCGCAGGTTTCCTAAGGAACTGCAGGCGTAGCTGCAGAGGTGGCAgcagtagggcttctctccggtgTGCGTGCGGGCGTGCCTCTGCAGGTTGACCCTCTGGGCCGAGGCGTACGGACACACAGGGCAGCGGTACGGTTTCTCGCCGTCGTGCGTCCTCATGTGCCGCTTCAGGTGGTTGGAGTAGCGCGACGTGAAGCTGCACAGGGTGCACGAGTACAGCTTAGAGACCCCGCCCACCCCTTctttgcccctcctcctcctcctcctggccgtCCTTCCGCCTGATTGGCCGGCCGAGTTagactcctcttcctcttcctcctgggaGTTTTCCCAGGCAGTGTGAGATTCTGATTGGACGCCCTCCTCGCACGCCAGGCAGTAGAGTCCTGACCCCAGGTCCAGCGCTGTCCCGAGCTCTAAGCTGGAACCCAGGGGCGTGTCTCCCAGCAGTTGGCCACACCCCCTGCAGGAGAGGAATGCTGGGAAAGAGGAGTCATCCGGGGCAGATGGGTCGTCCTCAACGCTCAGAGAAAATACAGCCATCCCtgagcagaaagacagacagcagtgaaacctctgtgtgcgtgtgtatgtgtatgtgtgtgtgtacgtgctagTATGTTCATCCATGGGTGTCTGTGTTCTGCTCACTGACCTGAGTCTCTGTCCAGTCCCATGATCTCAGAGTCTCCGAACTCCAGCTCTCCACTGAGGAGGAAGTCGCTCTCCAGGACCAGGCAGCTGGGATCACAGACCACAGCCCCATCCTCAGACTccactgcagagacagagagacacacacacactgcttattAAAggcttacatacacacacacacacaggatggtgGAGGGATGACGAGGAGAGAACGGAAAAGGAAGAGctggaagagaggtggagattAAAGAAAGGATGTAGCAGAGAGTAAATAGGGGATGAGAGGAAATGAAAGAcgctgagggggggagggagggagggtgggagggagggaaaagtggAAAGGTGTGAgtaaagggggaggggtggaggaaaggtggaagggaggtgagGTCAGACAGGAGGGTCAGCTGTGGCCCTGATCAGAGGAtgcaggaagcagagaggatAAAGAAAGGAAGTGGGTGTCAAACTGAGACAGAGCTCTCAGGATGAGataacaccagcacacacacacacactcacagaggaAGAGTAAAAGAGGATGATAtggcacgtacacacacaaacacgtgcgtGACAGGAGAAAATTGCACAGTTGAAGACAATGGcttgaaacagacacacacaccaaaacggAAACCTTAGCTTTGACAAAGCCCTGCTAGAAGGCTTAAGGGCTGGATATTTATGATAATATTATATATGACTTACACAATAGTTAGACTTGTCAAAATAGTTACACATCTCAAAATATTTATACATCTCAAAATAGTTATGTCAACACAAACCCAGCAGCAATGAAGTTGAAGTTACCAAGCACGGCTTCACTGACTCGGAATTGTAGCTCGAGGTGGCTCGCACGTTTGACAAGATCGGCAAGTTAGTTCCAAATCCAATACGCTTTCAACTAGATATAGACCTATATCAAAGTTCACTACTTACATTTCACCGGTTGTGGATTTGACTGTTTTCTTCTTGGCATCCTTCCGTCTTTCTTTTGTCTGCCTCGTACTCACAAGGACTCGGTCACTCGCACGCTTTGGGCGACTCCGTTGTCAGCTCATTCTACCGACACtgtcatcttcctcttcctcctacaGCGGATAACAAGGCTATCAGTTGTGTGTCATCGCATCATGTCATTGTTTAGCCAGACTGGTTAGCTTGAGGGCTAACGTGCTACCTGCAGTCAGTTAAGTAGTCTAGCTCTACTTACTTACAACTAAATACACATACCGTGGTACTTAGATGACTACTGTAGTCAATAGTTTAAAAGAATCCATCGACAAGTGTTTGGGTAGCTACATAACGTTGGCTATGGACAAATGGGCTTGTCAACAGTTATCTTTCCGTTCTACATGGCATTAGCTAATGGCGTTCCTACAACTCCTTAACAACAGTtagcaatagctagctagctaacgtcatCAGCTAGGTGGATATAGACAGAGCTAACCTGCTAACGTTAGTAAGGAATTAATCTGGGAAATTACTAACCGGGCAAACGTTAACCAAAGAGTTAACGTTAATTTGTCAAAACACATCTAAATCTACAGTACTACATAGCCAAATATTTACTCACCAACTCGTGAAATATAAATATCGATATCTGGTGAATATAAGTGACTTTCAAGAGAGTCCCTCTTttgtgtacacacgcacaccgcTGGCGGCTGCTTGTTTCCTGGAGTGACGTCTTTGTGCTCTCTCAATCTTGGGTGTTGTAGTTTACAAACTACAAGCTTTTCAGACATTAACAAGCGCTATCAAACTTCTCTTTTGACAACATTTTTTCTAAACGAGTGAATTATGAAAAACAAATCACGAAGACACAAGCAGAGAATAGCTTGTAGCCGTGTATTTCACACTACAAATTTCTAAAAACTATAGCTATTATAGATATGCTAttcaaaatatttatatttctgACCAGCTAAGAATCTGAGTTAGTCATGAATGAGTGGTGTGTCAAACGACATGAGTGAAATTGAATTGACATTATTACAAGATACTGCATCATGCTCGCTGGTTTGCAAGCCACAAAGGAGCTGCTGTAgatgatgacacacacatacagtcattCACTTACTTATTGCCTCCCACAATCTTTCAGACATTCATTCACATACAGTTCCACGTGAATTTGATGTTGTATACTTCTGTAACTATATGTTAAATGGATTTTATACATGTAGATATTATTACTAAAGAAAAACAGCAAGAAAAGCACAGAGAGAATCCTGGTTCATTTTCCTGTTGTCCTGACATGAACACCTGCAGTGGGACCTCCTAGTCTCTAGGGGCAGTACAAAGTCTCATTAAGTCTCATCATACACAGTGTCTCAGCTGAGTAAACGTCTGCAACCGAAGTCCAGACAAACAGATCTCCTAGTCTCTCATATGTCACTTTCTCCAGGTGAGGGTGTGGTTTGTGGTTGCCATGTCTACACGCCTGGTagctccacccacccactctgTATGGTTGTTAGGATGACCCAACACCTGCATCACTCCATCACACTCTGACGATGCTGATGGAACAGGAAGTTCTGTGGaactgaaagaaaaacaagaagGCATAAGGTTCAGGTCAGACGGCATACTGGTATGTAGTCTGGCTGAGAAAACGGTGTGTGCGTTTGTAcatttatgtgtgtctgtctctgtgcctgtctgcttgtgtgtatgtgcatgtgtgtgtgtatatgcacatgtgtgtgctgATTTGGGGATTTTGGCACCTTGCCACTCTGTACCCCTCCATTGTGGTATAGTGGCGTGCTTTGAGAGGAGGCCACCCCCTCGTTGTAGTAGGATGGCGCGGTCTGGGCGGAGGGTCGTTTGGGTTTGTCCTTACTGCTGCTCGAGTCGTTGTCTTTGATGATGTCATACTGCCGGCAGAACAGCACTATCACCGCTGGAAAATAGAACGAAGTTAGACCGGAAGTTggactgcacacaaacacacacacatacatagatatacacacacacacacagacacatacatatatacacacatatacctgCCCACAACAGCAAGACAGTGGTAATGATGAGAAGCTCTCCAGTCTGTAGGTGATGGGTCAGGTCCAGGCCTTCCATAGTGGGGTCATCTGGGGGTCAGAGGAGGCAGGACTGAGTATGTGTTTAGATTGTTACAAATTGATTGATCGCTGAAGGAAAATTATACTGTTACAGCAGCAGGGACAATGTAACAAAAAGAAAGATTGTCTCCTGAATGAATACGTACAATTACAATACAACCTGACCTTAAATTGAACCACATTTCAgtagtttgtgtgtatgtgtgtgtgtgtgtgtgcttaccatGGTCCAGGACTCCGGCCGGGTAGTGATCAGTCTTCTCCAGGGTTCTGAAGTGGACAGTTTGGCTGGGTTGGCTGTCTCCCTGCAAACCAACTGACTGGAGCTGTAGGATAAGGTCACATGTCACAACATGACCCTACGCTTCTTCAGGGCACAACATGACCCTAACCACACACCGCAGACCTTTTCCCTTTGAACCCATACCCAGGATACGTGCCCTGACCTATGCCAGCTCCTCTACACCGTTCTCTAGCAGTGTGTTAGCACTCACCTGGACACTGTAGTGTATGTCTTCATCCAGATCCCACAACACACACGATCGACTGGACGTGTTTACCTCTCGGATGGTGCGCTG includes the following:
- the plaat1l gene encoding phospholipase A and acyltransferase 1 isoform X2 is translated as MGQNVHPKIFPGDILEYRRNKYFSHFGIYYGERDGVPYVAHLTCRDSDAKILMFGRAMRSEVKLDPLEVVGCKYKVNNMLDGALPARDYHSVVKPAIDDLLGKEITFDILFHNSEHQATLLRYGVKKSVQIEPVYKHIMPAWKDLFRKNKL
- the plaat1l gene encoding phospholipase A and acyltransferase 1 isoform X1, whose protein sequence is MGQKNVHPKIFPGDILEYRRNKYFSHFGIYYGERDGVPYVAHLTCRDSDAKILMFGRAMRSEVKLDPLEVVGCKYKVNNMLDGALPARDYHSVVKPAIDDLLGKEITFDILFHNSEHQATLLRYGVKKSVQIEPVYKHIMPAWKDLFRKNKL
- the fndc4b gene encoding fibronectin type III domain-containing protein 4, with amino-acid sequence MSSVATPLNFALVFLSLSGWHGPQTVVATVPAAPVNVSVSQLRANSATITWSVPQGDDVIGYAISQQRQDGLMQRTIREVNTSSRSCVLWDLDEDIHYSVQLQSVGLQGDSQPSQTVHFRTLEKTDHYPAGVLDHDDPTMEGLDLTHHLQTGELLIITTVLLLWAAVIVLFCRQYDIIKDNDSSSSKDKPKRPSAQTAPSYYNEGVASSQSTPLYHNGGVQSGKFHRTSCSISIVRV
- the LOC124474999 gene encoding zinc finger protein 513 — protein: MPRRKQSNPQPVKLESEDGAVVCDPSCLVLESDFLLSGELEFGDSEIMGLDRDSGMAVFSLSVEDDPSAPDDSSFPAFLSCRGCGQLLGDTPLGSSLELGTALDLGSGLYCLACEEGVQSESHTAWENSQEEEEEESNSAGQSGGRTARRRRRRGKEGVGGVSKLYSCTLCSFTSRYSNHLKRHMRTHDGEKPYRCPVCPYASAQRVNLQRHARTHTGEKPYCCHLCSYACSSLGNLRRHQRMHTQERPQRREKEKRRGRRKNSRGERDEEAVVSDLTVRVSEGASFLQTLGGIGSPSAPLPDLLFPLCCRACGLALEGEGEGEGEAEVCRSCSMELLSKEPASCCPDPSPRHRRGGTKLYRCPSCPFLSHYPNHLARHAHTHSGEKPHSCPHCPFASAHLDNLKRHLRVHTGEKPYQCPSCNYACGNLANLRRHERIHSGAKPFHCGVCGYSCNQSVNLKRHMLRHTGEKPYSCAECSYTTGHWDNYKRHQRKHGHNTDSWDKHDGQSWVTDTQVDGHSQGEGDM